In Rutidosis leptorrhynchoides isolate AG116_Rl617_1_P2 chromosome 2, CSIRO_AGI_Rlap_v1, whole genome shotgun sequence, one genomic interval encodes:
- the LOC139893368 gene encoding protein SGT1 homolog B-like gives MASDLIAKAKEAFIDDHFELAHDFYSQAIAINPNNADLFSDRAQVNIKLGNFTEAVSDANKAIELDPSISKPYLRKGTACFKLEEYHTAKTAFEAGSSLVPEDTRFRDWINKCDKLIAEENGELPTQSIDATSSEIVTKHDTTSKDAQQVNASNEVATAMPAKRKYRDEFYQKPEEAVVTIFAKGIPADSVSVNFGEQILSVTIDVPGEEPYIFQPRLFGKIVPAKCKYVVLSTKIEIRLAKVEPIHWTSLEYSKDNMVVRTSNVSSVSNQRPTYPSSKPTKDWDKLEALVKKEEKDEKLDGDAALNKFFRDIYSDADEDTRRAMRKSFVESNGTVLSTNWKEVGSKEVEGTAPDGMELRKWEY, from the exons ATGGCTTCTGATCTCATCGCAAAAGCTAAAGAAGCTTTCATTGACGACCACTTTGAACTCGCACATGACTTCTATTCTCAGGCCATCGCCATTAACCCTAACAACGCCGACCTATTTTCCGACCGTGCTCAGGTCAACATTAAACTCGGAAACTTCACCG AAGCGGTTTCTGATGCAAACAAAGCAATAGAGTTGGACCCTTCGATTTCAAAGCCATATCTGCGCAAAGG CACTGCATGTTTCAAACTTGAAGAGTATCACACTGCTAAAACAGCCTTTGAAGCTGGTTCTTCTTTAGTTCCAGAAGATACACGATTCAGAGACTGGATAAATAAGTGTGACAAGTTGATTGCAg AGGAAAATGGTGAGCTACCAACACAATCAATTGATGCAACTTCATCTGAGATTGTCACTAAACATGACACAACTTCAAAAGATGCCCAACAAGTAAATGCGTCTAATGAGGTGGCAACCGCAATGCCAGCTAAACGAAAATACAG GGATGAATTCTATCAGAAACCAGAGGAGGCAGTTGTGACTATTTTTGCAAAGGGCATACCAGCTGATAGTGTATCAGTTAACTTCGGGGAACAAATA CTAAGTGTTACCATTGACGTGCCTGGGGAAGAGCCATATATATTCCAACCTCGCTTATTTGGAAAG ATTGTCCCTGCAAAGTGCAAATATGTTGTTCTCTCTACCAAAATAGAAATTCGTCTCGCAAAAGTGGAACCAATACACTGGACATCTCTTGAATATAGCAAAGACAATATGGTTGTGCGAACTAGCAATGTCTCATCAG TAAGCAACCAAAGACCTACATACCCTTCCTCAAAACCAACAAAAGACTGGGATAAACTTGAGGCGCTCGTGAAAAAGGAG GAAAAAGATGAAAAGCTAGATGGTGATGCTGCATTGAACAAGTTTTTCCGTGACATATATTCAGATGCCGACGAGGATACAAGAAGGGCCATGAGAAAATCTTTT GTGGAGTCGAATGGAACAGTGCTGTCGACAAACTGGAAAGAAGTGGGATCGAAGGAAGTTGAGGGAACGGCTCCAGATGGTATGGAACTGAGGAAATGGGAATATTGA